The nucleotide window TTTGCTGTAACGCGGGATGATATGGATATGAAAGTGAAAAATCGTTTGCCCAGCATCTTCTCCGTTGTTGTTCAATAAGTTCAATCCAATTGGGTTGAACTCCTTTTTTATGGCTTCTGCAATTTTTGGAACGGCAGCGAAAGTGTTGGCAGCTATGTCTGACGTAAGTTCAAAGATATTTTCTTTATGTATTTTGGGTACAACGAGGGTGTGTCCCTTTGTTACTTGGCTAATGTCTAAAAATGCATACACGTGTTCATCTTCATATACTTTAGCGCTTGGAATGGTACCTGTAGTAATTTTGCAGAACAAGCAATTTTCTGAATGATGCATGTCAATCACCCTTTCTTACATATTCTTAGGCGTATTTTATCATATTTACGTGATATACAACAGAAAAACAGGAAGCGAAACGCTTCCTGTCCCATGAGAAAGGTGTATTGAAAAACTTATCGTATTATACCTTTAGGAGACACCTCATTTGTTAGGAAAAATTTGCGCATTTTCACTTCTCTGCTCTGCTCGAGACACCCCATTTACGGTTGAAGTATATGCCTTTTCCAATCATGAATTGCTGTTAGAGAAACAGATATCTCTACTCTCCGACAAACACCTCATTTTCAACAAAATGCTACGTTTCTCTTACTTGGTCTTTAATCGACACCCCGTTTCAAAATGATTCCTATATGTGATCATTTGCTCGGCTTGTGTTTTTCAATATCGCCCTTCCTCACTAATTATCATGTCCACAATTGCAAAGGGTATGCAGCTGTTTTATAAAAACTTTTATCAGCAAAAAAAATACCGTTTTTTCAAATGTGCATTCTAGTTAGTTTTTTTGGTAAGATGGACATATATTGC belongs to Ectobacillus sp. JY-23 and includes:
- a CDS encoding HIT family protein, whose amino-acid sequence is MHHSENCLFCKITTGTIPSAKVYEDEHVYAFLDISQVTKGHTLVVPKIHKENIFELTSDIAANTFAAVPKIAEAIKKEFNPIGLNLLNNNGEDAGQTIFHFHIHIIPRYSKNDGFDATWKSNADDYTSADLQQIAASIARNFS